Genomic segment of Desulfallas thermosapovorans DSM 6562:
CCGGCGGCTGACCGTTTAATGGAAGATATCTTCTCCCGCAGTTCTTCAAAATTTTTACCCGTATAAGCTTTTTCCCTTGACACCAGGTAATCATTACCGAAACGCCCCAGGGCCCCCCGTAGATTTGGGTTGGCCAAAGCTTCTTTGATATTGTTCTTCATGTCCTGTCGATTAGTCACCGGATTCATCTCCCGCTTCATCAACAAAAATGATGTGTAATTGTTCCGGACCGTGCACTCCAATGGTTAAAACGCGTTCAATATCGGCCGTGCGGCTTGGCCCGGATATAAATGAAATATATCCGGGCAGGTTGGTGCGCCGCGAATTTAAAACATCCATGGCATCACCAAAATATTCCACAAGCCGTTCTGTACGCACCAGTGCAACATGCACAGGGGGTAAAGTTGAAACCAGCCGCTGGTTTATGCTGGTACTGTCCTGCACCAGGGTACCGGTTTCGGCTATGGCCAGGTCTACTTCCGACAGGCCCAGACCAGCGTCTTCACAATGCATCCTTAAATCACCGGTACAAATTTCTATGCCGCCGGCATCAATTACATCAAGGCATTTGTCAACCAATTCAGACCTGGCGGCAACCATTTTACCGGCCCCCACTTGTTTAATAATTGCTGCCAGCTGAACTCCTGCCCCTGCAGGGTCGGAAACCCGGTATACCCGGGCGGAGATTGCTTCCGCTTGTTCCATAAACCGCCGGTACAATATATTCATTCCTTTTTTATCTGACACAGTAATTCCCCCCCGCCCGCTCGCATAAATAAAGTTATCTGACACATCCGTTATCGCAATTAACCACGGGAAACATTAAACTTGTCCAAACTCCGGCCTTGCTTGTTGGCATAGAGACCAAGCAGTAATATAAACAATAATGTCAGAGCAAGTATTGTTACACCACCGCCGGCAGCATTGGCCGCTGCCTGACCTCCCTCTTGCGTGATCATTTTAACGGCCGGCACCATCCACTCCAAGACGTACGCCTGCAGAAAAGCAATAATACCAATTATAACAGTAAAGAAAATACTGTGTTTAAAGGTAAATCTAAATAATTCGGCTTCACGCCCCACCAGACCGCAGGAAGCAGTAGCCACAGCAATACTCTGAGGAGAAATCATTTTGGCCGCAACCCCACCACTGCTGTTGGTAGCAACTGTCAGCACGGGGTTAATATCCATGGATTCCGCTGTTATTAGCTGCATTTTGCCAAAAAGGGCATTCGATGAGGTATCGCTGCCGGTTATGAATACGCCTACCCAACCCAGAAAGGCCGACATGAAGGGGAACAGAATGCCTGTTACTGTAAAGGCCTTGCCAAGTGTAGGGGTCATACCGGAATAATTAGCTATAAAAGCAAATCCTAAAACGGAAGCAATGGTTAATAATGCATAACGCAAATTCTTTAGATTTTCGAAAAAAATAGCCAAAAATTGGGCAGGTTTAATTTTTAAGATAAATGCTGTTATTATTGCGGATAATAATATAGCTGTTCCCGCGGCAGAAAGCCAGTTGAACTTATAAATCACTGCCATTGGCTCACCGCCGACAATAATGGCCTGGTCAAGGCCAGTCATGGGAATTAATATCGTAACCTTATCCAGAATGGCTTTAACAGAATTTACACCCCAGTCGGCAATCATAATGGTAAGTATGATAAAAGGCGACCAGGCTTTAAGAACTTCACCGGCAGTATGTTTTTTAATTTGCATGGTCCGGGGAGGTTCCTCGGGAAAACGCCAGATGTTCTTGGGCTTCCAAACACGAAGAAAGAGAACCAGGCAAATTATGGAGACAAGTGCCGAGATAATATCGGGAAGCAGCGGTCCCATATAGCTGGCTGAAAACCACTGTGCAATCGCAAACGAACCGCCGGATACTAATATGGCCGGCATTACTTCTTTAACTCCCTTCCAGCCTGACATAATAAATACCAGCCAGAAAGGCACAAAGAAAGATAGAAAAGGTAATTGACGACCCACCATTTGCCCGATTACGTGGGCATCTATGCCGGAAACCGCACCTGCGGTAACAATGGGTATCCCAATCCCACCAAAGGCAACCGGAGCGGTATTGGCTATTAAGCAAATACCGGCGGCATACAGGGGATTAAAGCCAAGACCCACCAGCATGGCTGCGGTGATAGCCACCGGGGTACCAAAACCGGCCGCCCCTTCAATAAACGCGCCGAAGGAAAATGCTATCAATAAAGCCTGTAACCTGCGGTCTTCCGTAACAGATGCAATAGAATCTTTAATAATTTCAAATTGCCCGGTTTTAACAGTCAACTGATACAAAAACACCGCTGTTATAACGATCCACCCAATTGGGAAAAGACCTGTCATAGCACCGTAAATCGAAGAATATACTGCCAACCCCGAAGGCATCTGGAAAGCTATAATAGCTACCAGGTTTGCAATAACCAGCGTGGCAAGGCCTGCAACGTGACCTTTCATTTTAACAATAGCCAAAGCAAAGAATAAAAAAAGTATCGGTATAGAAGAAACCAGGGCTGATATACCGAGATTGTTAAACGGATTAATTACCTGAGTCCAGGTTTCCATTTAATAAACTAACCCCCTTCTTTAATAAAATTTCTTTAAAATAAGGTCAACTCTGCAGTGAATTAAAACTCACCTCCTGATATGTAATAATATCTTATATCCTGAATAATTGCTGGTATGACCGGTTGGTGTTTATTTTATGGGCCTTATAACGGGGCCCATAAAACACATCTTAACAATAGATAACATCACCCGGAACATCATTGACAGAAGCACAACCGGTAAGAATCATGGCTTGCTTTAATTCACCGGTTATTTTATTGATAATCATACGTACGCCTTCACTTCCTCCGCCAAATGCTCCTACCACCAGCGGTCTGCCCAACAGCACCGCGTCGGCACCCAAAGCCAGAAGCTTTAACACATCGGTACCAAAGCGCACTCCCCCGTCCGCAAAAATAGTAACTTTACCCTTAACCTCGGCCGCAATTGCCGGTAGGACTTCGGCAGCCCCCGGGGTATGATCCAGAATTCTCCCACCATGATTGGAAACCACGATGGCCTTTGCTCCCGCATCGACAGCAATTTTAGCCTCGTCAACAGTCATAATTCCTTTAACTATAAACGGCAGGTTTGTTGATGAAATGATTTCGCGCAGTTCAGCGGGAGTTTTGGGCCCAACAGGCTGCCCCTTGAGAGCCATCGTCACTAACCCCGCTCCGTCAATATCCATACCAACAGCTACAGCATGAGCTTCTTCAGCCCTGCGAATTCTTTCAATCACTTCTTTTTGCCCGCGGGGCTTAATTACGGGAATACCCCAACCCCCTTCGGCAGCTATGGCTTGGACACCTGAGTTATACATTTCCGGGTCGGCCCCGTCACCGGAGAACCCAAGACCACCCGCAATCTTGCAACCAGATATAATAGATCCGATAAATTCCCGTTCTGACAGCTTGCCCCCCATATTATAAGGGGTGCCGGTCATGGGAGCAGCCAGCACAGGAGTATCCAGGGTTAAACCAAATATTTTACAACTGGTATCCGGGTCTTTAACATTATGCAAAGTACGCATATTCAATTTATAACGGTTTAGTGATTCCAGGTTGGCCTGAAACCCCCGGCCCGTACCAACACCACCCATACCCGGCACTTCTCCCGAACAGGCGCGCCCGTCACAAACAGGGCAAACCCTGCAATATCCTTTTAAGTTTTTTTTGGCCTCGGCACGCAAAGTATCTAAATCCATTACATATCCTCCTTATCTTTTTACCGATAAGTTGAAGTTCTGCTGGTATGACCAGTATACAAGTATTAAATCGAATTTTCAATAATTTTTTGCAAAAAAGTTTTAGACAAACTAGACAATAATCACTTTTTGGACAAATCTTGCAATACCTGGCACCGTCAAACGGCGCCGGTTATTAGGATAGCATACTCTACCACGCTAAAGTAACGGTAAATCCATCTTGACAGTTCATTTTCAGGTGATTTATTGACAGAGCATGACAAATTAGGCTAATACGTTTACAAAAATGCGCTTCTCCGGTACATACCAGAGAAGCGCATTTTGGTGCGTGCCGGCATTATGTTGTTGCGCGTCTAAATGGAAAGCCAAGTTTATGAGTTATAACTAACTATTTAGTATCACAGTTTAACAGAAAAGCCTTTTCACAAAATTTATCAAGCCGGAGCCGGATTGGGCAGGCTTAGTTTTATTATTGTCCTTATTATTGCCCAGGATGGCGGCCAAATCTTCATCGGGGGTGGTAATGGGCTTGATGTCAAAGTTCTTGACCAATACATCCAGCACATTGGGCGTTATGAAGGCCGGCAGGCTCGGGCCCAAACGAATATTCTTAATGCCCAGGTGTAAAAGTGTGAGCAAGATGGCCACCGCCTTTTGCTCGTACCAAGAAAGCACCAGGGAGAGTGGCAAATCGTTCACGCTGCAATTGAAGGCCTTGGATAGTGCCACAGCGATCTGGATGGCCGAATAGGCATCGTTGCACTGGCCTACATCCAACAAGCGCGGGATGCCGCCGATATCGCCCAGTTTTTTGTCAAAGAAGCGGAATTTCCCGCAAGCCAGGGTAAGAACAACGGTATCCTTTGGCGTCTTTTCCACAAACTCGGTATAATAGTTGCGGCCCGCTTTAGCACCGTCACAGCCGGCCACCAGGAAAAAGTGTTTGATGGCGCCGCTTTTTACCGCCTCAATTACCTTATCTGCCACGCCCATGACGGCATTGCGGGCAAAGCCCACCATCACGGAGCCCAGGTTTTCATCAGATGGGAAACCGGGCATTTCCAAAGCTTTTTCAATCACCGGGCCAAAGTCACCGTTCTTGACGTGCTTAACGCCGGGCCACCCTACCAAGCCGGTGGTAAAGATGTTGCCGGCATAGGACTTCTGGGGTTCCTGGATGCAATTAGTGGTCATCAGGATGGCGCCCGGGAATTCGGCAAACTCCTTTTTCTGGTTCTGCCAGGCAGTGCCGAAGTGACCGTAAAAGTGATCGTATTTTTTCAATTCCGGATAACCGTGTGCCGGGAGCATCTCGCCATGAGTATAAACATAAATCCCTTTGCCCTCGGTTTGCTTGAGCAACTCTTCCAGGTCTTTAAGATCATGGCCGGAAATGAGGATGCACTTACCCTTCTTGTGACCCAGAGGCACTTCGGTGGGTACCGGGTGGCCATAGGTGCCGGTGTTGGCGTCATCCAGGAGTTCCATGGTCCTGAGGTTGACCTCGCCGCATTTCAGGGCCAAACCCACCCAATCGTTCAAGGAAAGGTTTTTATTGGTTAATGCCGCCATTCCTTCGTGAATGAAGGCATAAACCCTATCATCCTCCCGGCCCAGGATTTTAGCATGGTCGGCATAGGCCGCGATACCCTTGATGCCGTATACGGTAATCTGCTGCAGAGACTGGATATCCGCGTCGGCGTCATGGTCGTTCACCATGCCCACAGTCTCGCCTTGCTTCACCAGGCCACTTATACCGGCGGCAGGCTGAAAGACGGTACTGGGATCGGAGAAGGTGGTGTTTCCACCGGCCTGAGCTACTTTTTCCTTTAATTCTTCCCTGAGCTCGACACAACGGTTGATTAACAATTGGAAGCGCCCCGGGTCGAAATCCACGTTGGTAAGGGTGGAGAACAACGCCTCGACAGTAAATTTATTAACCTCATCATCGATTACGCCCGCCTTGCGCCCTTCGCAGGCATAAATGGATAATCCCTTAACGGCATGAAGCAGGAGATCCTGCAGGGCCGAAACTTCGGGTTTCTTGCCGCAGACACCCATGGCAGTGCAGCCTTTTCCTTTGGCGGTTTGTTCACACTGGTTACAAAACATTTATAATAACCTCCCCGTATTGGAATTTCTCTTCATATTCCCAAACAATCAGTGAACTGCTTGGAGCATTTTCTATATGATACTGTAAAGCCGGAGAGGGTGATATGTGATAGAACACGTATCCAATGTGATTTTGATCACGCTAAGTACCTGAGAGGCAGCAAAAAATGCGTCTCACGACCTTAGTCGAGGGACGCATTCGGTTTAAATGTTTCCTGCGCGTCAAGATTGGTGAGATGTGGGTTTGGACAGTGAATAATAAACTATCAGTGTGTTGAGCAAGTATTTTTATGCCTGGCGATGATAGACTGGTTATTTTCCGGTGTTCGCCTGGTACAAAAAGGTTCCCGGTGATTTATTGACACACAATATTTATATGTTATATGATATCGATATCGATTATCGTTAGTGATACCAACAAAATAGATGGTGATAAAATGAGAAAACCTTATCAGGAGCTT
This window contains:
- a CDS encoding LutC/YkgG family protein — protein: MSDKKGMNILYRRFMEQAEAISARVYRVSDPAGAGVQLAAIIKQVGAGKMVAARSELVDKCLDVIDAGGIEICTGDLRMHCEDAGLGLSEVDLAIAETGTLVQDSTSINQRLVSTLPPVHVALVRTERLVEYFGDAMDVLNSRRTNLPGYISFISGPSRTADIERVLTIGVHGPEQLHIIFVDEAGDESGD
- a CDS encoding L-lactate permease, with amino-acid sequence METWTQVINPFNNLGISALVSSIPILFLFFALAIVKMKGHVAGLATLVIANLVAIIAFQMPSGLAVYSSIYGAMTGLFPIGWIVITAVFLYQLTVKTGQFEIIKDSIASVTEDRRLQALLIAFSFGAFIEGAAGFGTPVAITAAMLVGLGFNPLYAAGICLIANTAPVAFGGIGIPIVTAGAVSGIDAHVIGQMVGRQLPFLSFFVPFWLVFIMSGWKGVKEVMPAILVSGGSFAIAQWFSASYMGPLLPDIISALVSIICLVLFLRVWKPKNIWRFPEEPPRTMQIKKHTAGEVLKAWSPFIILTIMIADWGVNSVKAILDKVTILIPMTGLDQAIIVGGEPMAVIYKFNWLSAAGTAILLSAIITAFILKIKPAQFLAIFFENLKNLRYALLTIASVLGFAFIANYSGMTPTLGKAFTVTGILFPFMSAFLGWVGVFITGSDTSSNALFGKMQLITAESMDINPVLTVATNSSGGVAAKMISPQSIAVATASCGLVGREAELFRFTFKHSIFFTVIIGIIAFLQAYVLEWMVPAVKMITQEGGQAAANAAGGGVTILALTLLFILLLGLYANKQGRSLDKFNVSRG
- a CDS encoding alpha-hydroxy-acid oxidizing protein; translation: MDLDTLRAEAKKNLKGYCRVCPVCDGRACSGEVPGMGGVGTGRGFQANLESLNRYKLNMRTLHNVKDPDTSCKIFGLTLDTPVLAAPMTGTPYNMGGKLSEREFIGSIISGCKIAGGLGFSGDGADPEMYNSGVQAIAAEGGWGIPVIKPRGQKEVIERIRRAEEAHAVAVGMDIDGAGLVTMALKGQPVGPKTPAELREIISSTNLPFIVKGIMTVDEAKIAVDAGAKAIVVSNHGGRILDHTPGAAEVLPAIAAEVKGKVTIFADGGVRFGTDVLKLLALGADAVLLGRPLVVGAFGGGSEGVRMIINKITGELKQAMILTGCASVNDVPGDVIYC
- the hcp gene encoding hydroxylamine reductase, which encodes MFCNQCEQTAKGKGCTAMGVCGKKPEVSALQDLLLHAVKGLSIYACEGRKAGVIDDEVNKFTVEALFSTLTNVDFDPGRFQLLINRCVELREELKEKVAQAGGNTTFSDPSTVFQPAAGISGLVKQGETVGMVNDHDADADIQSLQQITVYGIKGIAAYADHAKILGREDDRVYAFIHEGMAALTNKNLSLNDWVGLALKCGEVNLRTMELLDDANTGTYGHPVPTEVPLGHKKGKCILISGHDLKDLEELLKQTEGKGIYVYTHGEMLPAHGYPELKKYDHFYGHFGTAWQNQKKEFAEFPGAILMTTNCIQEPQKSYAGNIFTTGLVGWPGVKHVKNGDFGPVIEKALEMPGFPSDENLGSVMVGFARNAVMGVADKVIEAVKSGAIKHFFLVAGCDGAKAGRNYYTEFVEKTPKDTVVLTLACGKFRFFDKKLGDIGGIPRLLDVGQCNDAYSAIQIAVALSKAFNCSVNDLPLSLVLSWYEQKAVAILLTLLHLGIKNIRLGPSLPAFITPNVLDVLVKNFDIKPITTPDEDLAAILGNNKDNNKTKPAQSGSGLINFVKRLFC